In a single window of the Synergistaceae bacterium genome:
- a CDS encoding DUF4160 domain-containing protein — translation MPTISLFFGIIIRMFWKDNDRHKMPHFHAYYAEYEAVFIDPLR, via the coding sequence ATGCCGACAATCAGCTTGTTCTTCGGAATAATAATCCGCATGTTCTGGAAGGATAACGACAGGCACAAAATGCCGCATTTCCACGCCTATTACGCGGAGTATGAGGCTGTCTTCATTGATCCTTTGCGTTAG
- the ftsZ gene encoding cell division protein FtsZ gives MNDNLFKLTNNNIRQNEKIVVFGVGGGGGNALNHIIESNVQGVDFVAANTDARALDMNQAPNKIILGETLTRGLGAGANPKIGADAAKESIDRIKEYITGADMLFVTAGMGGGTGTGAAPVIAEAARDMGVLVVGVVTKPFGFEMGRRMRTAEEGIEHLKKNVDALLIVENDKLLQMENGLKMKIVDAYKKVDEVLRQAVQGVTDLITKSGFVNLDFADIKAILTGAGTAIMGMGEGEGEDRAKKAAQNAIDSPLMTMPVTGATGILLNVTTGTEITLQEMTDAAHIIEEKADPDAQVIWGHVFDDSLGERVHVTLIATFPEEAQGQPARSVRIAGRNDRVQQVPPQQPVTGQNVPMPQPPAQQQPPVIQTPQTPRRTLYTLYEQKRKAQQEGLEEARLSQPNPNERDAFMGMPRKIYDQPSIYRKNRKD, from the coding sequence ATGAATGATAACTTGTTCAAGCTCACCAACAACAACATCCGCCAGAATGAAAAAATCGTAGTGTTCGGCGTTGGCGGCGGGGGAGGGAATGCCCTCAATCACATAATAGAGTCAAACGTTCAGGGCGTTGACTTTGTAGCCGCTAATACAGACGCTCGCGCCCTCGACATGAATCAGGCTCCCAACAAAATTATACTGGGCGAGACCCTCACACGCGGACTCGGAGCCGGGGCCAATCCCAAAATCGGAGCTGACGCGGCAAAGGAAAGCATTGACCGAATCAAAGAATATATCACCGGTGCTGATATGCTTTTTGTTACGGCGGGCATGGGAGGCGGAACAGGCACAGGAGCCGCACCCGTCATAGCTGAGGCCGCCAGGGATATGGGAGTGCTTGTTGTCGGTGTCGTAACAAAGCCTTTCGGATTCGAGATGGGCAGGAGAATGCGTACCGCTGAAGAGGGAATCGAACACCTCAAGAAAAATGTTGACGCGCTCCTCATAGTCGAGAATGACAAACTGCTTCAGATGGAAAACGGCCTCAAAATGAAAATTGTTGACGCATACAAGAAGGTTGATGAAGTTTTGCGCCAGGCCGTTCAGGGTGTAACAGACCTCATCACTAAATCGGGCTTTGTGAATCTTGACTTTGCCGACATTAAAGCCATCCTCACAGGGGCAGGCACCGCCATAATGGGAATGGGAGAGGGTGAAGGCGAAGACCGCGCCAAGAAAGCCGCACAGAACGCAATAGACTCCCCGCTAATGACAATGCCCGTAACAGGTGCTACAGGAATATTGCTGAACGTTACGACAGGCACGGAGATTACTCTTCAGGAAATGACAGACGCGGCGCACATCATCGAGGAGAAAGCAGACCCGGACGCGCAGGTCATCTGGGGACACGTCTTTGATGACTCACTCGGCGAAAGGGTACACGTAACACTCATTGCGACATTCCCGGAAGAAGCGCAGGGACAGCCCGCAAGAAGCGTACGCATTGCCGGAAGGAATGACAGAGTACAGCAGGTGCCGCCTCAGCAGCCCGTAACAGGTCAGAACGTTCCCATGCCGCAGCCCCCCGCACAGCAGCAGCCCCCGGTGATTCAGACACCGCAGACACCGAGAAGGACTCTTTACACTCTGTACGAACAGAAACGCAAGGCACAGCAGGAAGGCTTAGAGGAAGCGAGATTATCACAGCCCAATCCCAACGAGCGCGACGCTTTTATGGGAATGCCGAGAAAGATTTACGATCAGCCGTCAATTTACAGAAAGAATCGGAAGGATTAA
- a CDS encoding SPOR domain-containing protein, whose amino-acid sequence MSRRTTNRRGIKKRGLIPSFGDIVLPIVGIAAVGLLFLAGKQFFASGMKSSPSITSTRAYTDSPAVMAEREESLPEAAKTPEPSSTVAKETPKPSETVTAQDKAARDNTILAVAENSEAPRIADVKPAVSRPAKSSETVRASDPVKPSKPAKVNMTNLPPEKQWRVQVGAYPSKAQAERVAKKIKLAGYKARTYQNPESKHVKVWVEAGENSYQAGLMIEAMKKLGFKSSFSFPPMKQ is encoded by the coding sequence ATGTCAAGAAGAACAACAAACAGAAGAGGCATAAAGAAACGCGGATTAATTCCGTCATTCGGCGATATAGTACTGCCCATCGTGGGAATCGCTGCGGTAGGACTCCTTTTTCTCGCGGGCAAGCAGTTTTTTGCCAGCGGAATGAAGTCGTCCCCGTCAATCACATCAACACGGGCATATACAGACTCTCCGGCAGTCATGGCCGAACGTGAAGAGTCCCTCCCTGAAGCCGCAAAAACCCCGGAACCGTCATCAACAGTCGCAAAAGAAACCCCGAAGCCCTCAGAGACAGTAACAGCCCAGGACAAAGCCGCGAGGGATAACACGATTCTTGCAGTCGCGGAAAACTCAGAGGCTCCCCGTATCGCAGACGTTAAGCCCGCTGTATCACGCCCGGCGAAATCATCCGAGACCGTCAGAGCCTCAGACCCCGTGAAACCATCAAAGCCCGCGAAAGTCAACATGACGAACCTTCCGCCCGAAAAGCAGTGGCGCGTTCAGGTCGGCGCGTACCCGTCAAAGGCTCAGGCCGAAAGAGTCGCAAAGAAAATAAAACTTGCAGGCTACAAGGCAAGGACATACCAGAACCCCGAATCCAAGCATGTCAAAGTCTGGGTTGAGGCAGGAGAAAACAGCTATCAGGCCGGGTTAATGATTGAGGCGATGAAAAAACTCGGCTTCAAGTCAAGTTTCTCGTTCCCGCCGATGAAGCAATAG
- a CDS encoding bifunctional folylpolyglutamate synthase/dihydrofolate synthase produces MKSFDDLEKLLYQHSDNRIIPGLERISRLLSRMDNPQDSFRSVHIVGTNGKGSTGAFISSVLSASGYKTGFYSSPHLSSPGERFMIDGQELPADSWIEAVNFAVSHILPDEDLPSYFELLTAGAFELARESGIEAGVVEAGLGGKLDATNTMNNTACTVIASVSVDHTEYLGPTLEGIAGEKFAVVRENVPAVFSGVDESLADMFTDTCREKGALPFIVSRQARVENVRVTAEGNTFDFHAPKLELRNLRTGLIGGYQVKNAALALSAISFLRDSFPKITEDSIRAGMLKAKWPGRLEIVSRNPLIILDGGHNLDGVKNLCRAVRELWPERHFAVVYAAMRDKNYAGCLEVICEELRPDLYLSCVPGMARSASPEELARAAGENIAGTFASPSEAIRKAIDDGQESILVCGSLYLIGKVRNEIS; encoded by the coding sequence ATGAAAAGTTTTGACGATCTCGAAAAATTATTGTACCAGCATTCCGACAACAGAATCATTCCCGGCCTCGAAAGAATTTCACGCCTACTTTCACGCATGGACAATCCGCAAGACTCCTTCAGGTCAGTCCACATTGTCGGCACAAACGGCAAAGGCTCAACAGGCGCGTTTATCTCGTCAGTCCTAAGCGCGTCAGGCTATAAGACGGGATTCTATTCGAGTCCTCATCTTTCGAGTCCCGGCGAAAGATTCATGATTGACGGTCAAGAACTGCCCGCAGATTCGTGGATTGAGGCCGTAAATTTCGCTGTGAGTCATATTTTGCCCGATGAAGATTTGCCGTCATACTTCGAGCTTCTTACGGCGGGGGCGTTTGAGCTTGCGAGGGAGTCAGGAATCGAGGCCGGAGTCGTTGAGGCGGGACTCGGCGGAAAACTCGACGCGACTAACACAATGAATAATACAGCCTGCACGGTGATTGCGTCAGTCTCAGTTGACCACACCGAATATTTAGGGCCGACTCTTGAGGGAATCGCCGGGGAAAAATTCGCGGTCGTCCGGGAAAATGTACCCGCTGTGTTTTCGGGAGTCGATGAGTCATTAGCTGATATGTTTACGGATACTTGCCGGGAGAAAGGAGCATTGCCCTTCATCGTAAGCAGGCAGGCCAGAGTCGAAAATGTCAGAGTTACGGCAGAGGGAAATACTTTCGACTTTCACGCGCCAAAATTGGAGCTGAGGAATTTACGCACGGGGCTAATCGGCGGCTATCAGGTGAAAAACGCGGCTCTTGCGCTGTCGGCAATATCATTCCTGCGGGACTCATTCCCGAAAATCACGGAGGACTCAATACGTGCGGGAATGCTCAAAGCCAAATGGCCGGGGCGGCTCGAAATCGTCAGCAGGAATCCTCTAATCATTCTTGACGGGGGGCATAATCTCGACGGCGTGAAGAATTTGTGTCGGGCTGTCCGGGAATTATGGCCTGAGAGACATTTTGCGGTAGTTTACGCGGCCATGAGGGACAAAAATTATGCCGGATGTCTTGAAGTGATTTGTGAGGAATTGAGGCCGGATTTGTACCTGTCGTGCGTTCCGGGAATGGCGAGGTCTGCGAGTCCTGAAGAGTTAGCGCGGGCGGCGGGTGAAAATATTGCGGGGACTTTCGCGAGTCCTTCTGAGGCCATAAGGAAAGCCATTGATGACGGTCAAGAGTCAATCCTAGTATGCGGGAGTCTCTATCTCATCGGAAAAGTGAGAAATGAAATCAGCTGA
- a CDS encoding DUF2442 domain-containing protein, producing MIHGEEEMLPRVSSVEARPDYSLVVTFRNGERRLYNAESLLKLPMYRNLAKVFMLARAEYGAVIWPGDMDISPDTLYMNSTVIDG from the coding sequence ATGATTCACGGAGAAGAAGAAATGCTGCCGAGAGTCTCATCAGTTGAAGCCCGCCCGGATTACAGCCTTGTGGTAACGTTCAGGAACGGCGAGCGCAGGCTCTATAACGCGGAATCCCTGCTGAAGCTGCCGATGTACAGGAATCTCGCAAAAGTATTCATGCTTGCGAGGGCTGAATACGGTGCTGTTATATGGCCGGGAGACATGGACATAAGCCCCGATACCCTGTACATGAACAGCACGGTAATTGACGGATGA
- the ftsA gene encoding cell division protein FtsA, giving the protein MPGKSDNLLVGLSMGTTKITMIVAERDRRFPDSLHVVGFGSAPSRGISKGIIVSLQDARQSVEKAFKDAQSITGISAKRLSNVVVAFNAMDVQSESTHGMVTLGGRESKSVEEGDLNRVIDRARANSVLATSARNNMYSLHMIPTSYELDGRPIDEPLNMNGSQLDIWMQTVAVPMTYAQNVVNCVQTVGLDVKGLVLKPLASSLGAVYEEEMRAGCISICIGGGTTGIVLYRNGRAFRVMSIPIGGEHIRNDLVQVLHISPGEAEHLKKRMFAADADDEEMSGYGIDLDYAYQIILARIEELFGKYIREALAECTPQHFPNGIILSGGVSMTLGIEDMLQDILMMPVRKAIEPVYTMPPGLNNASYVSAAGILKYQVMTERDPYMFMESDQTLPGLSERSEQRSRQEQKRAERRTRDTGNFDGDYDDDQYSGQDYYGGQQYDIGYDETDDGGDDEPEESKRENFGQLMRTLADRFKKLF; this is encoded by the coding sequence ATGCCGGGAAAATCAGATAACCTCCTTGTGGGGTTGAGTATGGGTACTACGAAAATCACTATGATAGTGGCGGAGAGGGATCGCCGTTTCCCTGACTCTTTGCACGTTGTAGGATTCGGGAGTGCCCCTTCGCGTGGAATCTCAAAGGGAATAATCGTAAGCCTTCAGGATGCCCGGCAGTCTGTAGAGAAGGCCTTTAAGGACGCACAGAGCATAACAGGAATTTCCGCCAAACGACTGAGCAATGTTGTAGTAGCTTTCAACGCAATGGACGTTCAGAGCGAATCGACTCATGGAATGGTAACGCTTGGAGGGCGCGAGTCGAAATCAGTCGAGGAAGGCGACCTTAACCGCGTAATCGACCGGGCAAGGGCTAATTCCGTTCTTGCGACTTCAGCCCGTAACAACATGTATTCCCTTCACATGATTCCCACGAGCTACGAGCTTGACGGACGGCCAATCGATGAGCCTCTCAACATGAACGGCTCACAGCTAGACATATGGATGCAGACCGTAGCAGTGCCGATGACATACGCGCAGAATGTCGTGAACTGCGTCCAAACTGTCGGGCTTGATGTGAAAGGACTCGTGCTGAAGCCGCTTGCCTCGTCATTAGGGGCGGTGTATGAGGAAGAAATGCGCGCCGGGTGTATATCCATCTGCATAGGCGGAGGGACAACGGGAATCGTTCTTTACCGAAACGGGCGGGCTTTCCGCGTCATGAGCATACCTATCGGGGGCGAGCATATACGCAACGACCTCGTTCAGGTTCTCCACATTTCGCCGGGAGAGGCCGAACACCTCAAGAAAAGAATGTTTGCGGCTGACGCTGACGACGAGGAAATGAGCGGGTACGGCATTGATTTGGATTACGCCTACCAGATAATATTAGCGCGGATTGAGGAGCTTTTCGGGAAATATATCCGCGAGGCTCTCGCCGAATGCACTCCGCAGCATTTTCCCAACGGCATAATACTTTCAGGCGGGGTAAGCATGACTCTGGGAATCGAGGACATGCTTCAGGACATACTGATGATGCCCGTACGAAAGGCCATCGAACCCGTTTACACAATGCCCCCCGGACTCAATAACGCCTCATACGTAAGCGCGGCGGGAATCCTGAAGTATCAGGTCATGACCGAGCGGGATCCGTATATGTTCATGGAGTCAGATCAGACACTGCCGGGGCTGTCGGAGCGTTCAGAACAGAGAAGCAGGCAGGAGCAGAAACGCGCCGAACGCAGGACACGCGACACCGGGAATTTTGACGGTGATTATGATGATGACCAGTACAGCGGGCAGGATTATTACGGCGGACAGCAGTATGACATCGGATATGATGAGACTGATGACGGGGGAGATGATGAGCCGGAAGAGTCAAAGCGCGAGAATTTCGGACAGCTTATGAGGACATTGGCGGACAGGTTCAAAAAGTTGTTCTAA
- the mltG gene encoding endolytic transglycosylase MltG — protein sequence MQRKSHSSSQRQRTKKRGRRFLFSGILFFLLTFILSAAGYSAYRLRVPESFWEYMIPIPEGETVNVVIEQGMTAAQAARAFEIYGALEGRPSDLAKWMVKFGLDRKIRAGHYSVVPSDPWNLARQLRTLKPALLKAQILPGLDIFALIDSLESQDRKVTREAVSDALMNKKNYPPELFGILSALPEDEYTRAAFLMPETYMLVDRTADEIVSRASSAWWNHWGDFITEHNLTSYDVQEASIVASMVEREVLHDSEARTVSGVIHNRMRKNMLLQIDATVVYAWRLKGRKLTRVLNKDLEVDSPYNTYKYYGLPPRPICVPGIEAWGAALDPEFNDYLYYVAGRDGYHYFAKTYREHVRNIKQVRSGK from the coding sequence TTGCAGAGAAAATCTCACTCATCATCCCAGCGGCAAAGAACAAAGAAACGAGGCCGGAGATTTCTTTTCTCAGGCATATTATTTTTCCTGCTGACGTTCATTCTTTCAGCGGCAGGATATTCGGCGTACCGTCTCAGAGTCCCCGAATCATTCTGGGAATACATGATACCCATCCCGGAAGGCGAGACCGTAAATGTAGTAATCGAACAGGGAATGACAGCGGCGCAGGCGGCGAGGGCTTTCGAGATTTACGGGGCATTAGAGGGAAGACCGTCCGACTTGGCGAAATGGATGGTGAAATTTGGACTCGACAGAAAAATCCGGGCGGGTCATTACAGCGTAGTGCCGTCTGACCCGTGGAACCTTGCCCGGCAGTTACGCACGCTGAAGCCGGCTCTGCTGAAGGCGCAAATTCTCCCCGGCCTCGACATTTTCGCGCTGATTGACTCTCTTGAGAGCCAGGACAGGAAGGTTACACGCGAGGCAGTCTCAGACGCATTAATGAACAAGAAAAATTATCCCCCGGAGCTTTTCGGGATTCTTTCGGCCTTGCCTGAAGACGAGTATACCCGCGCCGCTTTCCTCATGCCCGAAACGTATATGCTTGTCGACAGGACAGCCGACGAGATTGTGAGCCGGGCATCTTCAGCCTGGTGGAATCACTGGGGCGACTTCATTACGGAGCATAATTTGACATCGTACGATGTTCAGGAGGCTTCTATTGTCGCGTCAATGGTTGAGCGTGAAGTCCTGCATGACTCAGAGGCGCGCACAGTCTCAGGAGTCATCCACAACAGAATGAGGAAGAATATGTTATTGCAGATTGACGCAACTGTAGTGTACGCATGGCGGCTAAAGGGCCGTAAGCTGACCCGTGTACTGAATAAAGATTTGGAGGTTGACTCGCCGTACAACACGTACAAATATTACGGTCTTCCCCCTCGGCCTATATGCGTTCCGGGTATTGAGGCATGGGGCGCGGCACTTGACCCGGAATTTAACGACTATTTATATTACGTGGCGGGGCGGGACGGCTATCATTATTTCGCAAAGACATACCGCGAGCATGTCAGGAACATAAAGCAAGTGCGTTCAGGAAAATAG
- the murC gene encoding UDP-N-acetylmuramate--L-alanine ligase gives MLQNIHRVHLMGIGGAGMSALAVLLKARGLDVSGCDLQSPHYDLGSIPCELSHSPNHIDTFSPDALILSSAISRGNPEVTSAVSRGIPILSRAQALSYLFNRSDGIGIAGAHGKTTTTSMTGLIFLKAGKNPTVYVGANVPDIGTNAVSGSGPQFVAELDESDGTFELFTPDIAVITNADWDHVDHYPTRMDVIRAFTRFSDGRKEGGTLILCAEDDGANHVFDMCDKSRGEILRYGFGNSWDWGAYDITKNHGGGISCRVSHHGRELGILTLPVSGEHNVLNALAAISAADLHGIDFGKSAEILRGFHGSERRMQVKGTTSGNILVMDDYAHHPSEIRATLEAVRGIYPERRIVVVYQPHRFTRTAMFAGDIAEALSIAGKSYVLPVYSAGEKECPHSSSEEVIRLGNGKIQPAKFEDICEILRGELSPGDLLLTMGAGDVYHIGEKFLNENQNV, from the coding sequence ATGTTGCAGAATATTCACCGCGTTCACCTCATGGGCATAGGCGGGGCAGGTATGAGCGCGCTTGCTGTTCTCCTAAAGGCGCGGGGCTTGGACGTTTCCGGGTGCGACCTTCAATCACCGCATTACGATTTAGGCTCAATTCCATGCGAATTATCACACTCACCGAATCACATAGACACCTTCAGCCCTGACGCATTAATCCTCAGCTCCGCAATATCACGCGGCAATCCTGAAGTTACATCAGCAGTCAGCAGGGGAATCCCGATACTTTCACGCGCACAGGCGTTAAGCTATTTGTTCAACCGCTCAGACGGAATCGGCATAGCAGGCGCACACGGAAAGACTACAACAACATCAATGACAGGTCTAATTTTCCTCAAAGCCGGGAAAAATCCTACCGTCTACGTTGGCGCAAACGTCCCCGACATAGGCACGAACGCTGTATCAGGTTCAGGCCCTCAATTTGTCGCCGAGCTTGACGAGTCTGACGGGACATTTGAGCTTTTCACGCCCGACATCGCAGTCATCACTAATGCGGACTGGGATCACGTTGACCATTACCCGACACGCATGGACGTAATCAGGGCTTTCACGCGCTTTTCTGACGGAAGGAAGGAAGGCGGGACTCTGATTTTGTGCGCCGAGGATGACGGAGCGAATCACGTTTTCGACATGTGCGACAAATCACGCGGGGAAATCCTGCGCTACGGTTTCGGAAATTCGTGGGACTGGGGAGCGTACGACATCACAAAGAATCACGGCGGGGGAATCTCTTGCAGGGTCTCCCATCATGGCCGGGAGCTTGGGATTCTGACTCTTCCTGTTTCGGGTGAACATAACGTGCTGAATGCGCTTGCGGCGATTTCAGCGGCTGACTTGCACGGGATTGATTTCGGCAAAAGTGCGGAGATTCTGCGGGGCTTTCACGGCTCTGAACGCCGAATGCAGGTCAAAGGCACGACATCGGGAAATATTCTCGTCATGGATGATTACGCCCATCACCCGTCTGAGATTCGCGCCACGCTTGAGGCTGTCAGGGGGATATATCCTGAGCGGCGAATCGTTGTCGTATATCAGCCTCACAGGTTCACGCGCACGGCAATGTTTGCAGGCGACATTGCAGAGGCTCTCAGCATTGCGGGAAAATCATATGTATTGCCGGTGTATTCAGCCGGGGAAAAAGAATGCCCGCACAGCTCATCAGAGGAAGTTATACGGCTCGGCAACGGGAAAATTCAGCCCGCAAAATTTGAGGATATATGCGAGATTCTGAGGGGCGAGCTTTCTCCGGGGGACTTGCTTCTGACTATGGGAGCCGGGGATGTATATCATATCGGTGAAAAATTTTTGAATGAGAATCAAAATGTTTAG
- the murB gene encoding UDP-N-acetylmuramate dehydrogenase: MSHLTTLGTGGTAEFFAQPETVSQLQEIIRSAKNIPVYIIGGGSNILIPDGKIPGLVISSRKLDAVSWRDDFTAEIGAGLSLPGLVKTLRERNIGGLEFAAGVPGTLGGAVSGNAGAGGHGVCEHVDTVNAVDSSGNLAAFSRGDFSYGYRHCDIRGVIIVSAVMSWDGSAWNEEEYSAFIDRRKSQPLKFRSAGCTFKNPEGHSAGKLLDECGCKGLRFGGAVVSDIHANFIINAGNATSHDVWELAEMCADRVFDCTGIKLEPEIKALSPCFSLK; the protein is encoded by the coding sequence TTGTCCCATCTCACAACATTAGGCACAGGAGGGACGGCGGAATTTTTTGCACAGCCTGAGACAGTCTCACAGCTTCAGGAAATAATCAGGTCTGCGAAAAATATCCCTGTCTACATAATCGGCGGAGGCAGCAATATTCTTATCCCTGACGGAAAAATTCCCGGCCTCGTAATCTCATCACGGAAACTTGACGCAGTATCATGGCGCGATGACTTCACCGCCGAAATCGGAGCGGGACTCTCCCTTCCCGGCCTCGTGAAAACTCTCCGTGAACGCAATATCGGAGGACTCGAATTTGCCGCCGGAGTCCCAGGCACATTAGGCGGGGCGGTTTCGGGCAACGCAGGCGCGGGCGGTCATGGCGTATGTGAGCATGTCGACACCGTGAACGCTGTAGACTCGTCCGGGAATCTCGCGGCCTTCAGCAGGGGGGATTTCAGTTACGGCTACAGGCACTGCGATATACGCGGAGTCATAATAGTGTCGGCGGTCATGTCGTGGGACGGGTCTGCGTGGAATGAGGAAGAGTATTCAGCATTCATTGACAGGAGGAAGAGTCAGCCCCTCAAATTCAGGTCAGCGGGCTGCACGTTCAAGAACCCGGAAGGACATTCAGCCGGGAAATTACTGGACGAATGCGGCTGCAAGGGACTCAGATTCGGGGGGGCTGTAGTGTCGGACATTCACGCAAATTTCATCATCAACGCCGGGAACGCGACAAGCCATGACGTTTGGGAGCTTGCGGAAATGTGCGCGGACAGAGTTTTTGATTGCACGGGAATAAAGTTAGAGCCGGAAATAAAAGCCTTGTCCCCGTGTTTCAGTCTCAAGTGA
- a CDS encoding DNA translocase FtsK: MSRRRGNDENAKGSWAEMLLFGLVIACIYCIMALFDSSLTGEGGKVLGGYLRGFWGGAVIVLLLFALYVSVAKLLKLRIPRLRRQFFGTVMLYLSFTFLLGVLKESGWKSEAILFTPGNLGSSLAKFFVLNAGTFITLLLVGGSFFLSAVFFGSKLLKIRLPKFPRIKIKFRPKKHRRPEREIQPENIPEESFRPDSIPEPVLRRDYPEDFSNIPAGPIEFELPRLKPDPNTPPPPPEIDLLPENVMTNAVEVIDSALALIDSGELKAPEQKRTPSAPRVKKLRRPLTPVTFPENVPEQDESTKPSAQMPIFSPENSFRPDNIPAPTLKQPETVSPTNSREAPAFPPPPEIFGPRIKPEPDREILRHSEKQAKVITSTLKTFSVNASVAHIVTGATFIQYQLELSPGTKVSRLPGLAGDLAMSLAVMSVRIEAPIPGTRYVGIEVPREDRKIIALRNIIESSEYRTSPARLPIPLGVSVDGKISVKGLEDMPHILIAGNTNSGRSMFVHSCIMSLCARRTPEELRLILIDPRHVEFAVYDGLPHLVAPPVYEPDPAMKALMWAYDEMEKRTAAFASSRVRNLAAFNRKQKDNPLPEIVIVINEMSDLVYGVGTEIEGVIMRLAQKSGAAGIYMMLAAQRPSPDVFTTMIKSNIPARAAFTLSSEADSKNIIGSNDALRLTGKGDMLFRNAGSQYPERYQAPYVSEEKISGFTEYMFSSLEPPDMIKFR, from the coding sequence TTGAGCAGGAGACGCGGCAATGATGAGAACGCTAAAGGGAGCTGGGCGGAAATGCTGCTTTTCGGGCTTGTCATTGCCTGTATATATTGCATCATGGCACTTTTTGACAGCTCATTGACGGGCGAAGGGGGAAAAGTTTTAGGCGGTTACCTGCGCGGCTTCTGGGGCGGTGCGGTGATTGTCCTGTTACTTTTTGCGCTTTATGTGAGTGTAGCAAAGCTCTTGAAGTTACGCATACCGAGACTCAGACGGCAGTTTTTCGGGACTGTCATGCTGTACCTGTCGTTTACGTTTTTGCTTGGCGTTCTGAAAGAGTCGGGATGGAAATCGGAAGCTATACTCTTCACGCCGGGCAATCTCGGCTCAAGCCTGGCGAAATTTTTTGTGCTTAACGCAGGGACATTCATAACGCTGTTACTTGTGGGAGGGTCATTTTTCCTGTCGGCAGTCTTTTTCGGGTCAAAACTTCTGAAAATACGCCTGCCTAAGTTCCCGCGCATAAAAATAAAATTCCGTCCCAAGAAACACCGCAGGCCGGAGCGCGAAATTCAACCCGAAAATATCCCGGAGGAGTCATTCAGACCCGACAGCATTCCCGAACCCGTATTGAGGCGTGATTACCCGGAGGACTTCAGCAACATTCCCGCGGGGCCGATCGAGTTTGAGCTACCCAGGCTGAAACCTGACCCGAATACGCCCCCTCCCCCGCCGGAAATTGATTTATTGCCCGAAAATGTCATGACTAACGCTGTGGAAGTCATCGACTCCGCTCTGGCACTCATCGACTCAGGGGAACTCAAAGCCCCCGAACAGAAACGGACTCCCTCAGCACCCCGCGTGAAGAAGCTCCGCAGGCCATTAACGCCCGTAACATTCCCGGAGAATGTCCCGGAGCAGGACGAATCCACGAAACCGTCAGCACAAATGCCGATATTCAGCCCGGAAAACTCTTTCAGGCCGGACAACATTCCCGCACCGACTCTGAAACAGCCGGAAACAGTTTCGCCGACAAATTCCCGCGAGGCTCCCGCGTTCCCGCCCCCGCCGGAAATTTTCGGCCCGCGCATAAAGCCAGAGCCTGACCGCGAAATTCTCAGGCATTCCGAGAAACAAGCCAAGGTGATAACGTCAACCCTAAAAACTTTCAGCGTAAATGCCTCAGTCGCACACATAGTAACCGGGGCAACGTTCATACAGTATCAGCTAGAGCTTTCACCGGGGACAAAGGTCAGCCGCCTTCCCGGACTCGCAGGGGATCTCGCCATGTCGCTGGCTGTAATGTCCGTCAGAATTGAAGCTCCCATACCCGGCACCCGATATGTAGGGATTGAAGTCCCGCGTGAAGACCGCAAAATTATCGCCCTCCGCAACATCATAGAGAGCAGCGAATACCGAACATCACCCGCAAGGCTTCCCATTCCGCTGGGTGTTTCTGTTGACGGTAAAATCTCGGTCAAAGGACTTGAGGACATGCCGCACATCCTCATAGCAGGCAACACAAATTCAGGCCGCAGCATGTTCGTACATTCGTGCATAATGAGCCTATGCGCCCGCAGAACCCCGGAAGAACTGCGGCTGATACTGATTGACCCGCGCCACGTTGAGTTCGCTGTGTATGACGGACTCCCGCACCTTGTCGCGCCCCCTGTGTATGAGCCTGACCCGGCAATGAAGGCACTTATGTGGGCATATGATGAGATGGAGAAACGCACGGCGGCTTTTGCCTCGTCCCGCGTTCGGAATCTTGCGGCGTTCAACCGTAAGCAGAAAGACAATCCGCTTCCCGAAATCGTGATAGTGATTAATGAGATGTCAGATCTTGTTTACGGTGTCGGGACAGAAATCGAGGGCGTAATTATGAGGCTCGCGCAAAAATCCGGGGCAGCAGGAATATATATGATGCTGGCGGCTCAGAGGCCGTCCCCTGACGTATTCACGACTATGATAAAGTCCAACATTCCCGCAAGGGCTGCCTTCACGCTTTCATCTGAGGCCGACTCGAAAAACATCATCGGGAGCAATGACGCTCTCAGGCTCACGGGCAAAGGTGATATGCTCTTCAGGAACGCCGGAAGCCAGTACCCCGAAAGGTATCAGGCTCCGTATGTCAGCGAGGAAAAAATATCAGGCTTCACGGAGTACATGTTCTCAAGTTTGGAGCCGCCCGACATGATTAAGTTCCGCTGA